One genomic segment of Profundibacter amoris includes these proteins:
- a CDS encoding LolA family protein, which translates to MKHLRLLILPILWVALSLPVAAEKLSLNQISNYLNKFTTAKGGFTQINGDGTISTGTIYIRRPGRIRFEYAPPDKTLVLASAGTVAIFDSKSNTAPEQYPLKRTPLGIILQKNVNLARAKMVVGHTSDGKTTTVVAQDPEHPDYGQIRLLFTSNPIELRQWVIVDGTGGETTLVLNELGKGMKLPARLFNIDLEAEDRGF; encoded by the coding sequence ATGAAACATTTACGCTTGCTGATATTGCCCATTTTATGGGTTGCCCTGTCGCTGCCGGTGGCCGCTGAAAAGCTGTCGTTGAACCAGATTTCCAATTATCTGAACAAATTCACCACCGCCAAGGGGGGATTTACCCAGATCAACGGGGACGGGACGATCTCGACCGGGACCATCTATATCCGGCGCCCCGGACGTATCCGGTTTGAATATGCTCCGCCAGACAAAACGCTGGTTCTGGCCAGTGCGGGGACGGTGGCGATCTTTGATAGCAAATCCAACACAGCCCCCGAACAATACCCGTTAAAGCGCACGCCGCTGGGGATTATTTTGCAAAAGAACGTCAATCTGGCGCGGGCGAAAATGGTTGTCGGGCACACGTCGGACGGCAAAACCACCACCGTTGTTGCCCAGGATCCCGAACATCCTGATTACGGCCAGATACGCCTGTTGTTCACATCCAACCCGATTGAACTGCGCCAATGGGTGATTGTTGACGGCACCGGCGGGGAAACCACGCTGGTTCTGAACGAGCTGGGCAAAGGCATGAAATTGCCCGCCCGCCTGTTCAATATCGATCTGGAAGCCGAAGATCGCGGCTTCTGA
- a CDS encoding transglycosylase SLT domain-containing protein encodes MSRLLRATVLTLLVASCGGGGNYSAPRNLDDACSILDQRPTYFKAMQRAERRWGIPVHVQMATIYQESKFIGNARTPFRYVLGVIPMGRQSSAYGYSQALDATWKEYKRGPGRSGAKRDDIDDATDFMGWYMAQSTERLGIARTDARAQYLAYHEGRSGYARGSYNGKPWLMRVANEIDARSETYQLQLMACGKT; translated from the coding sequence ATGAGCAGACTTCTTCGCGCGACAGTATTGACGTTACTCGTGGCCTCTTGCGGGGGCGGCGGAAACTATTCCGCACCGCGCAATCTGGATGACGCCTGTAGTATCCTCGATCAGCGCCCGACCTATTTCAAAGCCATGCAAAGAGCCGAGCGCCGCTGGGGTATTCCCGTGCATGTGCAGATGGCGACCATCTATCAAGAAAGCAAATTCATCGGCAACGCCCGCACCCCGTTCCGTTATGTGCTGGGGGTTATTCCGATGGGGCGGCAATCGTCTGCTTACGGCTATTCGCAGGCACTGGATGCAACGTGGAAAGAATACAAACGCGGACCGGGCCGTTCGGGGGCCAAGCGGGATGATATCGACGATGCCACCGATTTTATGGGCTGGTATATGGCGCAATCGACCGAAAGGCTGGGGATCGCAAGAACCGATGCCCGCGCGCAATATCTGGCCTATCACGAAGGGCGCAGCGGATATGCGCGGGGCAGCTATAATGGCAAGCCATGGTTGATGCGCGTCGCCAATGAAATCGACGCGCGCTCGGAAACCTATCAGTTACAACTTATGGCTTGCGGCAAGACGTGA
- a CDS encoding STAS domain-containing protein: MQLETTPRDDALVVTALMDRIDAAIAIQFKDDLRTVTNGEAPRVVLDLSHVDFLDSSGLGAVVAAMKLLAPAQKLELAGLGPNVEKVFRLTRMDSVFTIHSTVDAAFDGVAKAS, encoded by the coding sequence ATGCAGCTGGAAACAACCCCCCGCGACGATGCACTGGTCGTCACCGCCCTGATGGACCGGATCGATGCCGCCATCGCCATCCAGTTCAAGGATGACTTGCGCACTGTCACCAACGGCGAAGCGCCCCGCGTGGTGCTGGACCTGTCGCATGTCGATTTTCTGGACAGCAGCGGACTTGGCGCCGTCGTCGCCGCGATGAAACTGCTGGCACCGGCCCAGAAACTGGAACTGGCCGGCCTTGGCCCCAATGTCGAAAAGGTATTTCGCCTGACGCGGATGGATTCGGTATTCACCATTCACAGCACTGTCGATGCCGCATTTGACGGGGTTGCAAAAGCATCCTGA
- a CDS encoding AEC family transporter produces the protein MNLFLTVLEIVTPVFLLAAIGFTWVKLGFEYRVEFVTRLAMTLSVPCLIFTALMKTEIDPAALATLSFAALAAYGAVMLLSYLLVQGAGLEHRTYLAPVIFGNTGNLGLPLALFAFGETGLGYAVVVFAIMAILSFTFGVWLVSGGGSPLKAIKEPIVAATLLGALFMWQGWQTPKPITNTLELIGQMAIPIMLLTLGVAVARLKPGRMGRAVWLSLAKVVICIGAAWGVGFWLNLPPVPFAVLVMQVSTPVAVTSYMLAEKYGADADAVAGLVVVSTLLSVVTIPLTLVFLL, from the coding sequence GTGAATCTATTTCTAACAGTACTTGAAATTGTCACGCCCGTTTTCCTGCTGGCCGCGATCGGGTTCACATGGGTCAAGCTGGGGTTCGAGTATCGGGTCGAATTTGTCACCCGTCTGGCAATGACCCTTTCGGTGCCCTGCCTGATCTTCACCGCCCTGATGAAAACCGAGATCGACCCCGCCGCACTGGCCACCCTGTCCTTTGCCGCGCTGGCGGCTTACGGGGCGGTCATGCTGTTGTCCTACCTGCTGGTGCAGGGCGCAGGGCTGGAGCATCGCACCTACCTTGCCCCTGTCATTTTCGGCAACACCGGCAATCTGGGCCTGCCGCTGGCGCTGTTTGCCTTTGGCGAAACAGGTTTGGGCTATGCCGTGGTGGTGTTCGCGATCATGGCGATCCTGTCGTTTACATTCGGGGTCTGGCTGGTGTCTGGCGGGGGCTCGCCACTAAAGGCGATCAAGGAGCCAATCGTTGCCGCCACCCTGCTGGGCGCCTTGTTCATGTGGCAGGGCTGGCAAACGCCCAAACCCATCACCAACACGCTGGAACTGATCGGGCAGATGGCCATCCCGATCATGCTGCTGACCCTTGGCGTGGCCGTTGCCCGCCTGAAACCCGGGCGCATGGGGCGGGCGGTCTGGCTGTCACTGGCCAAAGTGGTGATCTGTATCGGGGCGGCATGGGGTGTCGGCTTTTGGCTGAACCTGCCGCCGGTGCCTTTTGCGGTGCTGGTGATGCAGGTGTCCACCCCCGTGGCCGTTACATCCTATATGCTGGCGGAAAAATACGGGGCGGATGCCGATGCCGTTGCCGGGCTGGTGGTGGTTTCAACGCTGCTAAGCGTGGTCACAATCCCGCTAACACTGGTATTTCTGCTGTAA
- a CDS encoding ATP-binding protein, with protein MPQLQNLNNNSFRITFPGKPLAVRSALAQMMEQLTALDLSDHDRGNIELVLAEAMNNIVEHAYIGTPDGMVELQITPTYNGLVCHLRDEGVPMPEGKAPSGSPAPLDCDTEELPEGGFGWFLIRDLAHDLNYTRISGKNLLSFRISIGAT; from the coding sequence TTGCCTCAGTTACAAAATCTGAACAATAATAGTTTCCGCATTACTTTCCCGGGAAAACCCCTTGCCGTGCGCTCGGCACTTGCGCAGATGATGGAGCAACTTACCGCGCTTGATCTGTCCGACCATGATCGCGGGAACATCGAACTGGTTCTGGCCGAAGCGATGAACAACATCGTTGAACATGCCTATATCGGCACCCCGGACGGCATGGTCGAATTACAAATCACGCCGACATATAATGGACTGGTTTGCCATTTGCGGGACGAAGGCGTGCCTATGCCCGAGGGCAAAGCACCAAGCGGATCGCCTGCCCCGCTGGATTGCGATACCGAGGAACTGCCGGAAGGTGGATTCGGCTGGTTCCTGATTCGCGATCTGGCACATGATTTGAACTACACCCGTATATCCGGGAAGAACCTGCTTAGCTTCCGGATTTCTATCGGGGCAACTTGA
- a CDS encoding GAF domain-containing protein yields the protein MDYPSLAKRIAALTEGETDTVSLMATVACEVHHSDDRFDWTGFYRNVGGDLLKIGPYQGGHGCLVIPFSRGVCGAAARTGEVQLVADVESFDGHIACASSTRSELVIPVWDKGRALLGVFDIDSNQPDAFDDEDAEALVAILASVFSR from the coding sequence GTGGACTATCCGTCCCTTGCCAAACGCATTGCCGCCCTGACCGAAGGGGAAACGGATACCGTTTCCCTGATGGCCACGGTGGCCTGCGAGGTGCATCATAGTGACGATCGTTTTGACTGGACGGGGTTTTACCGCAATGTGGGGGGTGATCTGTTAAAGATAGGCCCCTATCAGGGCGGCCACGGCTGTCTGGTGATCCCGTTTTCACGCGGGGTTTGCGGGGCTGCGGCGCGCACCGGAGAGGTGCAACTGGTGGCGGATGTCGAAAGCTTTGACGGGCATATCGCCTGTGCCTCGAGCACCCGAAGCGAATTGGTAATACCGGTATGGGACAAGGGGCGCGCATTGCTGGGGGTGTTTGATATCGACAGCAACCAGCCGGATGCTTTTGACGATGAGGATGCCGAGGCACTGGTAGCTATTTTGGCATCTGTGTTTTCCCGATAG
- a CDS encoding acetyl-CoA C-acyltransferase — protein sequence MKEVVIAGASRTPMGGFQGVFDGVEAPVLGGAAIKAAIEGAGATPEMIQEVLMGCVLPAGLGQAPARQAGFAAGLGEEVPATTLNKMCGSGMKTAMMAYDQIALGGTDVMVAGGMESMTNAPYLLPKMRGGARIGHQSVQDSMFLDGLEDAYDKGRLMGTFAEDCAEKFQFTREDQDEFALKSLSNALEAEKSGAFDGEITPVTLTTRRGETVVAADEQPAKARPEKIPQLRPAFKKDGTVTAANASSISDGAAALVMASAGAAAEKGLKVRARILGHESHAQAPGWFTTAPVPAVQKLLAKIGWSVSDVDLWEVNEAFAVVPMALMHELGVPRDIVNVNGGACALGHPIGASGTRIIVTLLNALEKRGLKRGVAAICIGGGEGTAIAIERV from the coding sequence ATGAAAGAAGTCGTGATCGCCGGGGCGTCCCGCACACCGATGGGCGGGTTTCAAGGGGTGTTCGACGGGGTCGAAGCCCCCGTGCTGGGCGGGGCCGCGATAAAGGCCGCGATTGAAGGGGCCGGTGCGACGCCTGAAATGATCCAGGAGGTTCTGATGGGCTGTGTTCTGCCCGCCGGTCTGGGACAGGCACCGGCACGGCAGGCCGGTTTTGCGGCGGGGCTGGGCGAAGAGGTTCCCGCAACCACGCTGAACAAGATGTGCGGCTCGGGTATGAAAACGGCGATGATGGCCTATGACCAGATCGCGCTGGGTGGCACCGATGTGATGGTGGCAGGCGGCATGGAAAGCATGACCAACGCGCCTTATCTGCTGCCCAAAATGCGCGGCGGGGCGCGGATCGGCCACCAGAGCGTTCAGGACAGTATGTTTCTGGACGGGCTTGAGGATGCTTATGACAAGGGCCGCCTGATGGGCACCTTTGCCGAGGATTGCGCCGAGAAGTTCCAGTTCACCCGCGAGGATCAGGACGAATTCGCGCTGAAGTCTTTATCAAACGCTTTAGAGGCTGAAAAGAGCGGGGCGTTTGACGGGGAAATCACGCCGGTCACCCTGACCACGCGGCGCGGGGAAACCGTGGTGGCAGCGGATGAACAGCCCGCCAAGGCACGACCCGAGAAGATCCCTCAACTGCGTCCGGCGTTCAAAAAAGACGGTACCGTGACGGCGGCAAATGCCTCGTCTATTTCCGACGGTGCGGCGGCGCTGGTGATGGCGAGCGCTGGGGCGGCTGCCGAGAAGGGCCTGAAGGTGCGGGCGCGGATATTGGGGCATGAAAGCCACGCGCAGGCCCCTGGCTGGTTCACCACAGCGCCGGTTCCTGCGGTCCAGAAACTGCTGGCCAAAATCGGCTGGTCGGTATCGGACGTGGACCTGTGGGAAGTGAACGAGGCCTTTGCCGTGGTGCCAATGGCATTGATGCACGAACTGGGTGTGCCGCGCGACATTGTGAACGTGAACGGCGGCGCCTGTGCGCTGGGCCATCCGATCGGGGCCTCCGGCACGCGGATCATTGTTACTCTGCTGAACGCACTGGAAAAACGCGGGTTGAAGCGCGGTGTGGCGGCGATTTGCATCGGCGGCGGTGAAGGCACCGCGATTGCGATCGAACGGGTGTAA
- a CDS encoding gamma-glutamyltransferase family protein, with translation MRDYHLPGRSAVYASNGMCATSHPLAAKVAVQMLEAGGNAVDAAIAAAVLLGICEPQSTGIGGDCFVLLKPADSEDIVALNGSGRAPAGLSAQKLRDGGHKTIPLGSPDAVTIPGAIDAFCRLSKDWGKIGLKASLAPAIYYAETGVPVAPRASFDWAGNAERLQGAARKFYLNNGTPLTAGQIFRAPGQAEVLRRISTEGRDGFYEGEVAEDMVNSLQAMGGSHTLDDFAATACDFTDPVSGQYKGYELVEHPPNGQGATAILMAKILSHFDLPALDPFGAQRAHLEAEAAKLAYDARNRFIADPDMTTRLEHMLADETAASLAALIDPARAMENPAALSENVHKDTVYLTVVDKDRMAVSLIYSIYYAFGSGLASDKFGINFQNRGAGFNLIKGHPNEAGGGKRPMHTIIPGMLKQGGKVIMPFGVMGGAYQPNGHVRFMTNMVDFGLHPQAAIDAPRSFSDEGVMNVERGYSDAVRQELADMGHKVVIPKAALGGAQAIRIDHDAGVLIGASDPRKDGCALGY, from the coding sequence ATGCGCGATTACCACCTGCCGGGCCGGTCGGCCGTTTATGCCAGCAACGGGATGTGCGCAACATCGCACCCCTTGGCCGCCAAGGTGGCCGTGCAGATGCTGGAAGCGGGCGGAAATGCGGTAGATGCCGCAATTGCCGCCGCTGTTTTGCTGGGTATTTGCGAACCACAAAGCACCGGTATTGGCGGGGATTGTTTTGTCCTGCTGAAACCGGCAGACAGCGAGGATATTGTAGCCCTGAACGGTTCAGGCCGCGCGCCTGCCGGACTTTCGGCGCAAAAATTGCGGGACGGGGGCCACAAAACCATCCCCCTTGGCAGCCCCGATGCCGTCACCATCCCCGGTGCGATCGACGCCTTTTGTCGCCTGTCCAAAGACTGGGGCAAGATCGGGCTAAAAGCCTCGCTCGCGCCTGCAATATATTATGCGGAAACCGGTGTGCCGGTCGCTCCGCGGGCCTCGTTTGACTGGGCCGGCAATGCCGAACGCCTTCAGGGTGCTGCACGGAAATTCTATCTGAACAACGGCACCCCGCTGACCGCCGGCCAGATTTTCCGCGCCCCCGGTCAGGCCGAGGTTCTGCGCCGTATATCGACAGAGGGCCGCGATGGATTTTATGAGGGCGAAGTCGCCGAGGACATGGTGAATTCGCTACAGGCAATGGGCGGCAGCCACACGCTGGACGATTTCGCCGCGACCGCCTGCGATTTCACGGATCCGGTCAGCGGACAATACAAGGGTTATGAACTGGTTGAGCATCCGCCCAACGGTCAGGGTGCCACCGCCATTCTGATGGCAAAAATCCTGAGCCATTTCGATCTGCCCGCGCTGGACCCCTTCGGCGCGCAACGTGCCCATCTGGAAGCCGAGGCCGCCAAACTGGCCTATGACGCCCGCAACCGGTTTATCGCCGATCCTGATATGACCACCCGTCTGGAGCACATGCTGGCCGATGAAACTGCCGCCAGTCTGGCCGCGCTGATTGATCCGGCGCGCGCGATGGAAAACCCCGCCGCCCTGTCGGAAAATGTGCACAAAGATACGGTTTACCTGACCGTTGTAGACAAGGACCGGATGGCGGTTTCCCTGATCTATTCGATTTATTACGCCTTTGGCTCGGGCCTTGCTTCGGACAAGTTCGGCATCAATTTCCAGAACCGTGGCGCAGGCTTTAACCTGATCAAAGGCCACCCGAACGAGGCCGGTGGCGGCAAACGCCCGATGCATACAATCATTCCCGGGATGCTGAAACAGGGTGGCAAAGTGATCATGCCCTTCGGTGTGATGGGCGGGGCTTACCAGCCCAATGGCCATGTGCGGTTCATGACCAATATGGTCGATTTCGGCTTGCACCCCCAAGCCGCCATCGACGCCCCGCGCAGTTTTTCAGACGAAGGCGTGATGAATGTTGAACGCGGCTATAGCGATGCGGTGCGACAGGAGCTGGCCGATATGGGGCACAAGGTGGTGATCCCCAAAGCCGCATTGGGCGGCGCACAGGCAATCCGTATCGACCACGACGCAGGTGTGCTGATCGGCGCATCGGATCCGCGCAAGGATGGCTGCGCTTTGGGGTATTAA
- the hspQ gene encoding heat shock protein HspQ, translated as MLKSRAKYHLGQVVRHRKHPFRGVVFDVDAMFANTEDWYEAIPEEVRPNKDQPFYHLLAENDQSYYVAYVSEQNLVADYTGEPVSHPDLPDLFGDFEDGQYPLQFQLN; from the coding sequence ATGTTAAAATCGCGTGCTAAATATCATTTGGGCCAGGTTGTGCGCCACAGGAAACATCCCTTTCGCGGGGTGGTTTTCGATGTGGATGCCATGTTCGCCAATACCGAGGACTGGTACGAGGCCATCCCCGAAGAGGTGCGCCCGAACAAGGACCAGCCGTTTTACCACCTTCTGGCGGAAAACGACCAAAGCTATTATGTGGCTTATGTGTCGGAACAGAACCTTGTCGCCGACTATACAGGCGAGCCGGTCAGCCACCCCGATCTGCCCGACCTGTTTGGTGATTTCGAGGACGGGCAGTATCCGTTACAGTTTCAACTAAACTAA
- a CDS encoding DNA translocase FtsK, which translates to MASYSAKQRDPLLDSKLQAAIERRSKELIGIGMVVAGILVAMLLASYAPSDPSWLSASDQPVQNWLGRFGASIASPLYVIIGWGSWAIPSVLLVWGVRFATHHGEERALGRLIFAPIAIALLSVYASTHVPSAAWTHSFGLGGLFGDMVLGSLLGIMPFGAALGLKIVSLLMMVAVIAMSLFVLGFTVPELKRFGRFLLIGVVMAYAGLMTLLGKSASGAAIAARNVQEKNAQRKERARLEAERAAAEEAALVAAPPPIRRNAATLRAEPMVTPESEEIPVEQPAKQGLLARMPSLIKRAPDPEPELVEQHLDPDFYSEEIGEDRIKARISDAIRMRARQAQVATAARAEPQVTRRRGPQPLILNTEPPLQATVEPQMQAEQPLDPMMFEPVAPAAPVIQPAVPPKPVVQHAPRKAPAPSTQAKAEAQPKLQFEEKHADYEHPPLSLLENHVNIQRHQLSDEALEQNARMLETVLDDYGVKGEIVSVRPGPVVTMYELEPAPGLKASRVIGLADDIARSMSALSARVSTVPGRSVIGIELPNEHREKVMLREILSTRDFGDSNLRLPLALGKDIGGDPIVTNLAKMPHLLIAGTTGSGKSVAINTMILSLLYKLTPEECRLIMIDPKMLELSVYDGIPHLLSPVVTDPKKAVVALKWAVGEMEERYRKMSKMGVRNIEGYNGRVRDAQAKGEMFSRTVQTGFDDETGDPVFETEEFAPETLPYIVVIVDEMADLMMVAGKEIEACIQRLAQMARASGIHMIMATQRPSVDVITGTIKANFPTRISFQVTSKIDSRTILGEQGAEQLLGMGDMLYMAGGAKITRVHGPFVSDEEVEEIVNHLKSYGAPDYVSGVVEGPDGDTESSIDQVLGLGGNTDGEDALYDTAVAIVVKDRKCSTSYIQRKLAIGYNKAARLVEQMEDAGLVSAANHVGKREILVPEQQ; encoded by the coding sequence ATGGCATCTTATTCGGCAAAACAGCGCGATCCGTTGCTTGATTCCAAATTGCAGGCGGCGATTGAACGACGCAGCAAGGAATTGATCGGCATTGGCATGGTGGTGGCCGGAATTCTGGTGGCCATGCTGCTGGCCTCTTATGCGCCCTCCGATCCAAGCTGGCTGTCGGCCTCGGATCAGCCGGTGCAAAACTGGCTGGGGCGTTTCGGGGCATCGATTGCCTCGCCGCTCTATGTAATTATCGGCTGGGGTTCCTGGGCCATTCCGTCTGTTTTGCTGGTCTGGGGCGTGCGGTTTGCCACCCATCACGGCGAGGAACGCGCCCTTGGCCGTTTGATTTTCGCGCCGATTGCGATTGCGCTGCTGTCTGTTTATGCCTCGACCCATGTGCCCTCTGCCGCTTGGACCCATAGTTTCGGGTTGGGCGGGTTGTTTGGCGATATGGTACTGGGCAGCCTGCTGGGTATTATGCCCTTTGGTGCCGCACTGGGCCTGAAAATCGTCTCTCTGCTGATGATGGTGGCCGTGATTGCCATGTCGTTGTTTGTGCTGGGCTTTACCGTGCCTGAATTGAAACGTTTCGGGCGGTTTTTGCTGATCGGGGTGGTGATGGCCTATGCCGGTCTGATGACACTGCTGGGAAAATCCGCCAGCGGGGCCGCGATTGCAGCGCGCAATGTTCAGGAAAAGAACGCACAACGCAAGGAACGTGCCCGCCTCGAGGCCGAACGCGCCGCCGCCGAAGAGGCCGCATTGGTCGCTGCGCCCCCCCCGATCCGCCGCAATGCCGCCACTTTGCGTGCCGAGCCGATGGTTACACCTGAATCTGAAGAAATACCTGTTGAGCAGCCTGCAAAGCAAGGTTTGCTGGCGCGGATGCCGTCCCTGATCAAACGTGCGCCCGATCCCGAACCCGAGCTGGTGGAACAGCATCTGGACCCCGATTTCTACAGCGAGGAAATCGGCGAGGACCGGATCAAGGCGCGGATATCCGATGCGATCCGGATGCGGGCGCGTCAGGCGCAGGTTGCGACAGCCGCCCGCGCCGAACCGCAAGTGACCCGCCGTCGCGGGCCACAGCCACTGATTTTAAACACGGAACCGCCGTTGCAGGCTACGGTCGAGCCACAAATGCAGGCCGAACAGCCGCTAGACCCGATGATGTTCGAGCCGGTCGCACCCGCCGCTCCGGTAATTCAACCTGCCGTGCCCCCCAAACCCGTCGTGCAACATGCGCCGCGCAAGGCACCGGCCCCTTCGACACAGGCCAAAGCCGAGGCGCAGCCGAAATTGCAGTTCGAGGAAAAGCATGCCGATTACGAGCACCCGCCGCTGTCGCTGCTGGAAAACCATGTGAACATCCAGCGGCATCAGCTGTCGGACGAGGCACTGGAGCAAAATGCGCGGATGCTGGAAACCGTTCTGGATGATTACGGCGTCAAAGGCGAAATCGTCAGCGTGCGCCCCGGTCCTGTAGTCACCATGTATGAGCTGGAGCCTGCTCCGGGTTTGAAAGCCAGCCGTGTGATCGGTCTGGCCGATGATATCGCACGCTCCATGTCGGCCCTTTCTGCGCGTGTTTCGACTGTGCCGGGCCGCTCGGTGATCGGCATTGAGCTGCCCAACGAACATCGCGAAAAGGTGATGTTGCGCGAAATCCTGTCGACCCGCGATTTTGGCGACAGCAACCTGCGCCTGCCGCTGGCGCTGGGCAAGGATATTGGCGGTGATCCGATTGTCACCAATCTGGCGAAAATGCCCCACCTGCTGATTGCCGGGACCACAGGTTCGGGTAAATCCGTGGCGATCAACACGATGATCCTGAGCCTGCTTTACAAGCTGACACCCGAGGAATGCCGCCTGATCATGATTGATCCGAAAATGCTGGAACTGTCGGTTTATGATGGCATCCCGCATCTGCTGTCCCCCGTTGTGACCGACCCGAAAAAGGCGGTTGTGGCCCTGAAATGGGCTGTGGGCGAGATGGAAGAACGCTATCGCAAGATGTCGAAAATGGGCGTGCGTAACATCGAGGGCTATAACGGTCGCGTGCGCGATGCGCAGGCAAAAGGTGAAATGTTCAGCCGCACGGTGCAGACCGGATTTGATGATGAAACCGGTGATCCGGTTTTCGAGACCGAGGAATTCGCGCCCGAAACCCTGCCCTATATCGTAGTGATCGTGGATGAGATGGCCGACCTGATGATGGTTGCCGGCAAGGAAATCGAAGCCTGCATCCAGCGTCTTGCGCAGATGGCGCGGGCCTCGGGTATCCATATGATTATGGCCACGCAGCGCCCGTCGGTGGATGTGATCACCGGCACGATCAAGGCCAACTTCCCCACACGGATCTCGTTTCAGGTGACCAGCAAAATCGACAGCCGCACCATTCTGGGGGAACAGGGTGCCGAACAACTGCTGGGCATGGGCGATATGCTGTATATGGCGGGTGGTGCGAAAATTACCCGTGTGCACGGCCCCTTCGTCAGCGACGAAGAGGTCGAGGAAATCGTCAACCACCTGAAAAGCTATGGTGCGCCGGACTATGTCAGCGGTGTGGTTGAAGGGCCGGACGGCGATACCGAAAGCAGCATCGATCAGGTGCTGGGCCTGGGTGGTAACACCGATGGCGAAGACGCGCTGTATGACACGGCCGTTGCCATTGTGGTCAAGGATCGCAAATGTTCCACCAGCTATATCCAGCGCAAACTGGCGATCGGCTATAACAAAGCCGCGCGTCTGGTCGAGCAGATGGAAGATGCCGGTCTGGTCAGCGCTGCGAACCATGTCGGCAAGCGTGAAATTCTGGTGCCGGAACAGCAGTAA
- a CDS encoding helix-turn-helix domain-containing protein: protein MLHTDPANSKTLGADLRAIRKARGVTLTDLAERLGRSVGWLSQVERDLSDPSVDDLRKISAALDVPISMLFSHAAAPAGEEGFVVRKGARRSIGNREAGLVEELLSPDLTDDFEVVHSTFEPRSDIGEAVARPTQEVGYLVSGKLDLWIAGRKFTIHPGDSFRIKGEVHRWSNPYDEPAVAIWVIAPPVY from the coding sequence GTGTTACATACCGATCCGGCAAACTCTAAAACATTAGGGGCTGATCTGCGAGCCATCCGCAAGGCGCGCGGAGTGACTTTGACGGATTTGGCCGAGAGGTTGGGGCGATCCGTTGGGTGGTTGTCACAGGTCGAGCGGGATTTGTCGGACCCGTCGGTTGATGACTTGCGCAAAATTTCCGCGGCACTAGATGTGCCCATCTCGATGCTGTTTTCCCATGCTGCCGCCCCTGCCGGCGAAGAAGGTTTTGTGGTGCGAAAGGGCGCGCGGCGCAGTATCGGAAACCGCGAGGCAGGGTTGGTCGAGGAATTACTTTCGCCTGACCTGACCGATGATTTCGAGGTGGTTCATTCGACCTTTGAACCCCGTTCGGATATAGGCGAAGCCGTGGCCCGGCCAACACAAGAAGTAGGTTATCTGGTATCCGGCAAGCTGGACCTGTGGATCGCCGGGCGCAAATTCACCATCCACCCCGGCGACAGTTTCCGTATCAAAGGCGAGGTGCACCGCTGGTCCAACCCCTATGACGAACCGGCCGTGGCGATCTGGGTGATCGCGCCGCCAGTATACTGA